In Polyangia bacterium, the genomic stretch CCGCCCGCACCTACGTCGAACCGGACCACCTCACCCCAGATGATCGAACCGTCGGCTTCCAGCGTGGCCACCCGCCAGGTCGGAGCGATCGATCCCGGGTCGCCCGCCTCGCCGCGCGAGACCGGCGGCGCCAGCGCGTCCACCACGCCCAGCCAATCGCGAAGATTCTTGAAGGTGTAGTCGCTGATCCACACCGGGCTGCAGTAGCTCATGAAGTCGACCGTGCGCGTGGGATCCACCAGCTTCTGGTGAACAAGGTCATATCCCCAGGCTCCGATGTGCGCGCCTTGATAGGGAAACGCCGGGTCTGGCTGCGAGACCGGCCCGCAGGGCGCATGCTGTCGTCCCATGGTGTGCGCGACCTCTTGCAAGAAGACCCCGCTGCCCATGTTGGTAAAACCGATCCCGATCGAACAGCGAATGGAGTCCTGGTTCGGGTTATTGGCCAGCGCGGCGATTCCCGACACGCAAGCGTTGCCGCAATAGGATCGGAACGACGACCCGGGCGCCAGCAGCCCGTAGTAAAAAACATCGCGGGCGGGCCCGTCGGTCTGGCGGGCGACGCAGACGTCGGTCAGCACGCTGCTCCACCCATTGCCCATCGGATCGATGACGCCTGAGTGATCCAGGGGAGCGCGAACCGTGGTCTCGATGCGGGTCACCGGATAGGTGGCGAACATGGCGTCGGTGAGGAACTTGATCTGGGCGGCGCTGGTGTCCGGCAGCTGTTCCCCGCCGCCGCCCGTATAGCGAATCGGCACGAAGGTCATCTTGAGGGGCGCGCCCGGGTTCTCGGCTTTCACGGCTGCCGTGCTGCCGTCGGCGGGCAAACGCGCCTCCGCGGTCGAGCCAGTGGCGCCCGCGGTGACGTCGGCCTCGAACAACGTCACGCCCCAGCGAAACATGCTGGTGACGTCGGCAGCGTCCAGATTGAAGTTCACCGTCGAGGAGAGTTGATCGTCGGTCGACAGCCGGCCCACCGTCACGGTGATCTCTTTTGCCGGAATTCCGGGGATAAGTGTCAGGCGTGCCCGCACCGGACGGGCCTGCCAGCCCGGCTGTGGCCTAACGAACACGCGCAGCAGCGCCGGGCGATTGGCGATCAATGGAACGTCCAGCGTGGTCAGCGGAACCCCGTTCTTGGTCAGGCCAACTTTGACCGCCTGGTAGATTGCGACATCGTCGATGGCGAGACCATGGACCAGCGGGCCGTCGAGGCCCGATGGAGGCGACCAGGCAACGCCCGCGTCGCGATCGGCCGGCTCGTTCATGCCCGCCACTTCACCAGGCGCGCCCGGCAGCGGCCTGGTAGCCACGGTCGAAACCGGCACCCCGACTTCGCCGCCGCAGGCGACCAGAACCATCGCCGCCACCACCGCCCCGACCGTGATTTCAGTCACTCAGCCCGACCCGCCACGATAAACAGGATAGCAAGGATCGGCGACGCCATTCCGTTCGTGGCGAGGGCTCCGGACACGAAGGCGATCTGCTGCCAGGTCAGGCACAGATCCTTACTTTTGTCCACATAGTCAGATACTATTATTTTAAGGCATGCAAGATAGCTTACATATTAAGGAACTCCATATTTGCTTGACCGGGTAAATCGAAGCTGCTGCAGTTAGTATGCGTGAATACACCGACGCAGAAGGGCGTACGCCGGGGCCCACGTGACCGGAGATTGGGAAGGCTGGGCCGTTATCAGCTCATCGGCCGGCTAGCCACCGGCGGAATGGCCGAGGTTTACCTGGGCCTTTCTGGCGAACTGTCCGGCTACCGCACGCTGGTGGTGTTGAAACGAATCCTTCCCCACCTGGCCTCGAACGGTCAGTTCGTGCGGATGTTTCTGGATGAAGCGCGCATCGAAGCGCGTCTGGATCATCCCAACGTCGTCAGGATCATCGAGGTTGGTCACGACGGCGACGAGTACTTCTTGGCCATGGAGCTGGTGCAAGGCAAACCCCTGTCGACAGTCCTGCGCAGGGCCATGCGCGAGAAGGCGCCGCTGATGCCGGCGCTGGCCGCGTTCATCATCGCCCAAGCCGCCAACGGGCTTGGATACGCGCACACCATGATCGACTCCGATGGGCGGCCCATGCAGATCGTCCACCGTGATGTGTCGCCGCAGAACATTCTGGTCTCGTTCGAAGGAGCGGTGAAGATCATCGATTTCGGTATTGCCCGCGCCACCGGCCGGGGCACACGCACCAGCCCGGGCGGCCTCAAAGGCAAGATCCAGTACATGTCGCCGGAGCAGGCGTCGGCCGCCGAGGTCGACCCGCGTTCGGACGTGTTCGCGCTGGGCGTGGTGCTGTGGGAGGTGCTGGTCGGGCAGCGTCTTTTCTATCGCGAGAACGAGCTGGCGATGATGCGCGCGGTGGTCGATGAGCCGATCCCTTCGCCGTCGCAGTTGGTGCCCACGCCGCCCGAGCTGGAGGCGATCGTGATGCGCGCCCTGGATCGCGATCCAGACCGCCGTTTTCACACCGCGCAGGAGATGGGCCTGGCCCTGGAACGGTTCGCCTTTACCAACGGCAGCTTCAGCCCGCAGCAGCTGGCCACGTACATGAAGCTGCTGTTCGCCTCCGATTTCTTGCAATGGAAGCGGACTGTCTCCTCGGCCATGGAGATGGAGCCGACGCCGCCCGATCACAACTCGGGGGCGAACGACTTTCGGGCGGCCGGCGCCAGTTCGGACTCGCACTCGTCCAGCGCCACCCTCGAGCTGGGACCGGCGGCGCCCGATGAGACGCAGCCGTGCGAGGCCGCCGATGAGGCTGGAGAGACGCCGATCATGCCGGCCGCCGCGTCTTTCATCCCGTCGCCGGTTCCTTCGGCGCACGATCGGTTGTGGGTGTACGGCGGGATCGCCTCGCTGGCCATGATCTCCATCGCCGGCGTGCTTGTTCTGTCGCAGCCGCGCGCCAATCGCCGACTGGAGGCGCCGCCGCTGGTGGCGACGCGAGTCGAGGCGCCGCCGCCGCTGGCCGTGCCGCTGCCGCCTCGGCCTGATCTGCCGCTACTCGCGGAAGCAGTGGCGGCCACGCCTGCCGCGCCAGCCCCGACGGTTACGTCGCCGCCGCCCGCGCCGGTGGTCCCTCCCGCCCCGGCACTGTCCGCGGACGCTCTGGCGCCGGCGGCTGCGCGGCTGCCGATCGATGTGCCGGCCCGGCCGGCCCACCCGATCACCGCGGCGGCGCCTCCGGTGAGGTTGCCGGCGGTGGTGGTGGCTTCGAAGTTATCGCCCAAGCGCCCAAAAGCAGCGAAAGATCCGCGCGCCTCCCGAGCCCGCGCGGCCAAACTGAGCCTGGCCTCGAGCGCGCGCAACCGGCGGGTCAGCATCCGCGACATCGGCCGGGTGCAAAAGCCAAAGCTGACCCGCGCGGCGACCTCGCGAACCAGCCGGCTGATGATGGACGACGCGCCGCTGCCGCCCGGGCGCATCGACGAAACCTTGCCGGCGCCGGCCCCACGCGAGATGCCAGCACCCCGCGAGACCCAAACGCAATCTCAGACCGACCACCGACGAAATCCGTTCGACTAGGCGACGACCGGCCCAACTAGGACCGAAATGCACAGCAAGACTATTTTGGCGGGCGTGATTTTCATGCTCTCGGGGCTGATTTCTACCATCGGCCGCGCCGAGCCCTGTCCGACGCCAGGGTCGGACGAGACGCAGGCGCGGCGGCGCTTGGCCAAGCAATGGTTCAGCCGGGCCGAAGAATCGGAAAGCAGCGGCGAGCGCGACATCGCCGTCAAGCAGTACGCCTGTTCATTGCGCCTGGTCCCGCATCCGTCGACAGCTTACAACCTGGCCGTGGCCGCGGAACGTTCCGGCGATCCGTCGATGGCGGTCGAGGCGTTTCGCGCTTA encodes the following:
- a CDS encoding serine/threonine-protein kinase, coding for MNTPTQKGVRRGPRDRRLGRLGRYQLIGRLATGGMAEVYLGLSGELSGYRTLVVLKRILPHLASNGQFVRMFLDEARIEARLDHPNVVRIIEVGHDGDEYFLAMELVQGKPLSTVLRRAMREKAPLMPALAAFIIAQAANGLGYAHTMIDSDGRPMQIVHRDVSPQNILVSFEGAVKIIDFGIARATGRGTRTSPGGLKGKIQYMSPEQASAAEVDPRSDVFALGVVLWEVLVGQRLFYRENELAMMRAVVDEPIPSPSQLVPTPPELEAIVMRALDRDPDRRFHTAQEMGLALERFAFTNGSFSPQQLATYMKLLFASDFLQWKRTVSSAMEMEPTPPDHNSGANDFRAAGASSDSHSSSATLELGPAAPDETQPCEAADEAGETPIMPAAASFIPSPVPSAHDRLWVYGGIASLAMISIAGVLVLSQPRANRRLEAPPLVATRVEAPPPLAVPLPPRPDLPLLAEAVAATPAAPAPTVTSPPPAPVVPPAPALSADALAPAAARLPIDVPARPAHPITAAAPPVRLPAVVVASKLSPKRPKAAKDPRASRARAAKLSLASSARNRRVSIRDIGRVQKPKLTRAATSRTSRLMMDDAPLPPGRIDETLPAPAPREMPAPRETQTQSQTDHRRNPFD